DNA from Amycolatopsis sp. DSM 110486:
GCCCGCCCCGACGGGCGCGGCCGCGGAGTTCGTCGGCGGGCCGTTCTGCACCGCTCCGCTCGGGCAGTTCAACCCGCTCTGAGCCGCCCCCGCTTGCCGTGAGGGCCCGCCGACCTGGACCGATTCGAGGGGTCGGGGCAACTTGTCCACTGGCTTCGGTCAGAAGCCAGGCCAAGCGCTCGGCTGGGGTGTCCCAGCCGAGCGTTTTGCGAGGACGGCCGCCTGGCGACGAACGCTCATCGCATCCCCTGAACCGGGGTGTCGCGACCACTCGGGGAACCCGAGCTGCCCGGCGGGCCTTCGCGCATCCGGTGCAGCCGCGCAGGCGCCTACACTCGTGGTGTTCGGAGACGGCGTGACGAGGAGGACGCGGGTGGGTGAGCTTTCGGCCGCCGACACCAACGGCATCCTCGCGCTGCCCTGGATCCGGCCCGAACGCACCAGCGCCGGTCTCGGCTGGGAGCACCTCTACCTGTCGAAGCAGCACGAACGGCCCCACCGCGGCCTGTTCGCCGCGGCCCCGACCCACCAGCTCATCCTGCACCTAGCCGGGCCCGTGACGGTCCGCCGCCGGGTCGGCACGCCGGGAGAGCAGAGCCGGCGTGTGCCGGCCGGCGGCCTGTTCCTGCAGCCTTCGCACGCGGACCTGTCCGTGGAGCTGGGCGGGGAGCTCGACACGCTGCACGTGTACGTCGCCGACTCGGCCGTGCAGGAGGCCGCGGGTACCGACACGCCGATCCGGCTCTCGGAGGAGCTCGGCACCGTCGACCCGCTGCTGGAGCAGCTCCTGCTCTCCCTCGACGGCGTGGTCCGCGACTGGGAGCCGAGCGCTCGCACGTACGCCGACCAGCTGTGCGCCCTCGTGGCCACCCACCTCGCCCGCCGCCACCGTGCCGGGGGCACCACCGCCGAGCCGGTCCCGGCGGCGCCCGCCGCGCTGTCGGACCGGCAGTTCGACCGCGTGCGCGACCTGATGTGCGAGCGGCTCGCGGAACCGCTGGGCCTGCCCGAGCTGGCGGCCGTGACCGGGCTGAGCGTGAGCCGGTTCGCCCGCCGCTTCA
Protein-coding regions in this window:
- a CDS encoding helix-turn-helix domain-containing protein, with the translated sequence MGELSAADTNGILALPWIRPERTSAGLGWEHLYLSKQHERPHRGLFAAAPTHQLILHLAGPVTVRRRVGTPGEQSRRVPAGGLFLQPSHADLSVELGGELDTLHVYVADSAVQEAAGTDTPIRLSEELGTVDPLLEQLLLSLDGVVRDWEPSARTYADQLCALVATHLARRHRAGGTTAEPVPAAPAALSDRQFDRVRDLMCERLAEPLGLPELAAVTGLSVSRFARRFKARTGLPPHQYLLKLRVEQARLLLRTSSDPIADIAAGCGFSHQEHLTRVLRTQLGTTPAALRREG